In Geotrypetes seraphini chromosome 4, aGeoSer1.1, whole genome shotgun sequence, a single window of DNA contains:
- the FGFBP3 gene encoding fibroblast growth factor-binding protein 3 — protein MSLSYILPLILLLCCLSHFQEVAGRKEKRASTKGEAASYARAGQLSTKEKHACTWNINGDQVVSLVVSCTEPDNSSYQCTYEGEPQLCPAYSTKAKQYWKQILGRIKKMARACEEKTLKSRVCKKAPAAESQLTLVQKGTSAQAEKERGKGRKRGRAKETVQVPGAEPMEKGGKAGRREPSSKASQSPNPPTAAPTNLSTSAREVNDELSEFSEDLAETYCAEKWHSLCSFFVNFWNG, from the coding sequence ATGAGTTTATCCTATATCTTGCCGCTGATTCTCCTTCTTTGCTGCCTGAGCCACTTTCAGGAAGTGGCCGGTAGAAAAGAAAAACGTGCCAGCACAAAGGGAGAAGCTGCATCCTATGCGCGTGCTGGGCAACTGTCAACGAAAGAGAAGCACGCCTGTACCTGGAACATTAACGGGGATCAGGTGGTCAGCTTAGTCGTGAGTTGTACGGAGCCAGATAACAGCAGCTACCAGTGTACGTATGAGGGAGAGCCCCAGCTGTGCCCTGCTTACAGCACCAAGGCCAAGCAGTACTGGAAGCAGATCCTCGGGAGGATCAAGAAAATGGCCAGGGCTTGTGAAGAGAAAACGCTCAAGTCCCGGGTCTGCAAGAAGGCACCAGCTGCGGAGTCCCAGCTCACACTGGTGCAGAAAGGGACCAGTGCGCAGGCGGAGAAGGAACGAGGCAAGGGGAGGAAAAGGGGGCGCGCGAAAGAGACTGTGCAGGTGCCAGGGGCCGAGCCTATGGAGAAAGGGGGcaaggcagggaggagggagcCCAGTTCCAAAGCCAGTCAGAGCCCGAATCCACCCACCGCAGCCCCGACTAACTTGTCGACCTCTGCCAGGGAGGTTAATGATGAGCTCTCGGAGTTCAGTGAGGATCTGGCCGAGACCTATTGTGCAGAGAAATGGCATTCTCTTTGCTCCTTTTTTGTCAATTTCTGGAATGGTTAA